A part of Microbulbifer sp. MI-G genomic DNA contains:
- the pnp gene encoding polyribonucleotide nucleotidyltransferase — protein sequence MNPVSKTFQYGEHQVTIETGRIARQATGAALVTMGETVVLCTVVGAKEAKPDQGFFPLSVHYQEKAYAAGKIPGGFFKREGRPSEKETLTSRLIDRPIRPLFPKSFMNEVQVMITVLSAEKDMDPDIAGMIGTSAALSVSGIPFAGPIGAARVGYTQQDGYLLNPGYRALKTSELDMVVAGTKDAVLMVESEAQELPEDIMLGAVLYAHQEMQAIIRVCEELKAEAGKPQWSWQPPVENTELKAALESQFAGKVAEAYRIIDKQARSARLAELRSEAVEALSSEEISADEVKGAFGKLEKQLVRGSVVRGESRIDGRDNKTVRPITVEVGVLPKSHGSALFTRGETQALVVATLGSTGDAQIIDALEGERKDYFMLHYNFPPYSVGEAGRVGATGRREIGHGRLARRGIAAVLPDPDSFPYTVRVVSEITESNGSSSMASVCGSSLALMDAGVPLKAPVAGIAMGLVKEDEGYAVLTDILGDEDHLGDMDFKVAGTASGVTALQMDIKIEGITEEIMETALEQALQARLHILAEMNRVIDSSRTSVNENAPRYATLKIHPDKIRDVIGKGGATIRSITEETGASIDIGDDGTIKVFGEDGESLESAVTRIEEITAEAEIGAIYEGTVVRIVDFGAFVNFLPGKDGLVHISQIAEERVNAVTDYLSEGQKVFVRVLDVDQRGRIKLSIKEANADRAAAAETAGQGSGEV from the coding sequence GTGAATCCAGTAAGCAAAACCTTCCAGTACGGAGAGCATCAGGTCACCATCGAGACCGGTCGCATCGCGCGCCAGGCTACCGGTGCGGCCCTGGTGACCATGGGTGAAACCGTTGTATTGTGTACCGTTGTCGGTGCCAAAGAAGCTAAGCCTGACCAGGGCTTTTTCCCGTTGTCCGTGCACTACCAGGAAAAAGCCTACGCGGCCGGCAAGATTCCCGGCGGCTTCTTCAAGCGGGAAGGTCGCCCGTCTGAAAAGGAAACCCTGACCTCGCGCTTGATCGACCGCCCGATTCGCCCGCTATTCCCCAAGAGCTTTATGAATGAAGTACAGGTGATGATCACGGTCCTGTCCGCGGAGAAGGATATGGACCCGGATATCGCCGGTATGATCGGTACATCTGCAGCGCTGTCGGTATCCGGTATTCCCTTTGCCGGCCCGATCGGCGCTGCGCGCGTGGGCTACACCCAGCAGGATGGTTACTTGTTGAATCCGGGTTACAGAGCCCTGAAAACCTCCGAACTGGACATGGTGGTAGCGGGTACCAAGGACGCTGTGCTGATGGTGGAGTCCGAAGCACAAGAGCTGCCGGAAGATATTATGCTGGGCGCTGTGCTGTATGCGCACCAGGAAATGCAGGCCATTATCCGGGTTTGTGAAGAACTTAAGGCGGAAGCCGGCAAGCCCCAGTGGAGCTGGCAGCCACCGGTGGAAAATACCGAGCTGAAAGCCGCCCTGGAGAGCCAGTTTGCCGGCAAGGTTGCGGAAGCTTACCGCATCATCGACAAGCAGGCCCGCAGCGCCCGTCTGGCTGAACTGCGCAGTGAAGCTGTCGAAGCACTCTCTAGCGAGGAAATAAGCGCAGATGAGGTAAAAGGCGCCTTTGGCAAGCTGGAGAAGCAGCTGGTGCGCGGTTCCGTGGTGCGCGGCGAGTCCCGCATCGACGGTCGCGACAACAAGACCGTGCGCCCGATTACTGTGGAAGTGGGGGTACTGCCGAAATCCCACGGCTCTGCCCTGTTCACTCGCGGTGAAACCCAGGCTCTGGTAGTGGCGACTCTCGGCTCTACCGGCGATGCCCAGATCATCGATGCCCTGGAAGGTGAACGCAAAGACTACTTTATGTTGCACTACAATTTCCCCCCTTACTCCGTTGGTGAAGCGGGGCGTGTAGGTGCTACCGGTCGCCGCGAAATCGGTCACGGCCGCCTGGCCCGCCGCGGGATTGCCGCTGTGCTCCCCGATCCGGACAGTTTCCCTTACACCGTGCGCGTGGTTTCCGAGATTACGGAATCCAACGGTTCCAGTTCCATGGCCTCTGTGTGTGGTTCCAGCCTGGCACTGATGGATGCCGGCGTGCCCCTGAAGGCGCCGGTGGCCGGTATCGCCATGGGCCTGGTGAAGGAAGATGAAGGCTATGCGGTACTGACTGACATTCTCGGTGATGAGGATCACCTGGGTGATATGGACTTCAAAGTGGCCGGCACCGCTTCTGGTGTGACCGCACTGCAGATGGATATCAAGATCGAAGGGATCACCGAAGAGATTATGGAAACCGCCCTGGAGCAGGCCCTGCAGGCGCGCCTGCACATCCTTGCGGAAATGAACCGGGTGATTGACTCCTCTCGCACCAGTGTGAACGAGAATGCGCCGCGCTATGCGACCCTGAAGATCCATCCGGACAAAATCCGCGATGTGATCGGCAAGGGCGGTGCGACAATCCGCTCTATCACCGAAGAGACCGGCGCCTCCATTGATATTGGGGATGATGGCACCATCAAGGTCTTTGGTGAGGATGGCGAGAGCCTGGAAAGCGCAGTGACCCGCATTGAGGAAATCACCGCGGAAGCCGAGATCGGGGCGATCTACGAGGGCACCGTGGTGCGTATCGTGGATTTTGGTGCATTCGTTAATTTCCTGCCGGGCAAAGATGGCCTGGTACATATCTCACAGATCGCCGAAGAGCGTGTGAATGCGGTGACCGACTATCTGAGCGAAGGCCAGAAAGTGTTTGTGAGGGTGCTCGACGTTGACCAGCGCGGGCGTATCAAGCTGTCCATCAAGGAAGCCAACGCCGATCGGGCGGCCGCCGCCGAGACAGCGGGACAGGGCAGCGGCGAAGTGTGA
- a CDS encoding deoxynucleoside kinase yields the protein MVIENSETPGEFSLPGKPLPKFIAVEGNIGVGKTTLAKKLAATFNYDTLLERPEENPFLARFYRDPKGAALPTQLHFLLQRSQQIQALRQNDLFEPVRVADFLIEKDQLFAQVTLDKNELALYQQVFRHLTLEAPRPDLVIYLQAPLEVLQTRIRNRGIPAERAIGNEYLATLNEAYTRFFHHYDRAPLLIVNSEEIDFANHPEDYRQLVEYLLTVTNGRHYYNPGS from the coding sequence GTGGTTATCGAAAACAGCGAAACGCCGGGTGAGTTCAGCCTGCCGGGCAAGCCATTGCCCAAGTTTATCGCCGTAGAAGGCAATATCGGCGTGGGTAAAACCACGCTTGCGAAGAAGCTGGCCGCCACCTTCAATTATGACACCCTGCTGGAGCGGCCGGAGGAAAACCCTTTCCTCGCACGTTTCTACCGCGATCCCAAAGGTGCGGCCCTGCCGACCCAGCTGCACTTTCTTCTGCAGCGCTCCCAGCAAATCCAGGCGTTGCGGCAGAACGACCTCTTTGAACCGGTCCGGGTAGCGGATTTCCTGATTGAAAAAGACCAGCTGTTTGCCCAGGTGACCCTGGATAAAAATGAACTCGCACTCTACCAGCAGGTATTCCGGCACCTCACTCTGGAAGCACCCAGACCGGACCTGGTGATCTACCTGCAAGCGCCCCTGGAGGTACTGCAAACCCGTATCCGCAACCGCGGTATCCCCGCAGAGCGCGCCATCGGCAACGAATACCTGGCCACCCTCAACGAAGCCTATACCCGCTTTTTCCACCACTACGACAGGGCGCCTCTGCTTATTGTCAACAGTGAGGAAATCGATTTTGCCAATCACCCAGAAGATTACCGCCAGCTGGTCGAGTACCTGCTCACTGTCACCAACGGCCGACACTATTACAATCCGGGGAGTTAA
- a CDS encoding zinc transporter ZntB, translated as MEAEQVHATLLDRKGSGREMTWPEVEAWHPGQGVLWLHFDRAEEAVVQWIRTDSGLAQIVVEALLARPMRPRTLRVDDGLFLALCGVDPKHKSRREDRVSIRVWVEENRVISTGKRRLLAEEDLIARLENGCGPRGAAALVVSLADLLVLRMSDRAEEFEEGVDDLEDQLLERGGEGLGVNLVQFRKRTIALRRYLCLQREVLSRMQQESMPWFDKESHALLGDVNERLQRNIDDIDTVRERAAIAQEELLSRNSDQLNSRMYVLSVVAAIFLPLGFLTSLFGINVGGIPWEESAGGFIAFCVLLVVALAGQLVFFHWKKWL; from the coding sequence GTGGAAGCGGAACAAGTTCATGCAACCCTGCTTGATCGAAAGGGCTCAGGGCGGGAAATGACCTGGCCTGAAGTGGAGGCCTGGCATCCTGGCCAGGGAGTGCTGTGGCTCCACTTTGATCGTGCTGAGGAAGCGGTCGTGCAATGGATACGCACTGACAGCGGGCTGGCGCAAATCGTGGTGGAAGCCCTGCTGGCGCGACCGATGCGGCCCCGCACTCTCAGAGTGGATGACGGGCTCTTCCTGGCCCTGTGCGGGGTGGACCCAAAACACAAGTCGCGCCGGGAGGACCGGGTCTCGATCCGAGTATGGGTAGAGGAAAATCGCGTTATCAGTACCGGCAAACGGCGCCTGCTGGCAGAGGAGGACCTGATAGCCCGTTTGGAGAATGGCTGTGGCCCCCGGGGTGCCGCCGCGCTGGTGGTCTCCCTGGCGGATTTACTGGTATTGCGTATGAGTGACCGGGCCGAGGAGTTTGAAGAGGGGGTGGATGACCTGGAAGACCAGCTTCTGGAGCGCGGAGGGGAGGGCCTGGGAGTGAACCTGGTGCAGTTTCGCAAGAGAACGATTGCACTGCGCCGTTACCTGTGCCTGCAAAGAGAGGTACTGTCGCGCATGCAGCAGGAATCTATGCCCTGGTTCGACAAGGAGAGCCATGCTTTATTGGGTGATGTCAACGAGCGCCTGCAGCGGAATATCGATGATATCGATACCGTGCGCGAGCGCGCTGCGATTGCCCAGGAGGAACTTCTGAGCCGCAATTCCGACCAGCTCAACAGCCGCATGTACGTATTGTCTGTAGTCGCCGCTATATTCCTGCCCCTGGGATTTTTGACCAGCCTGTTTGGTATCAATGTCGGCGGTATTCCCTGGGAAGAATCCGCCGGTGGTTTTATCGCTTTCTGTGTTTTACTGGTGGTGGCCCTTGCGGGGCAATTAGTTTTCTTTCACTGGAAGAAATGGCTGTAG
- the rpsO gene encoding 30S ribosomal protein S15 encodes MALTATEKAAILKEHGQSEGDTGSPEVQVALLTANINKLQGHFSAHKQDHHSRRGLIRMVNQRRKLLDYLKRKDLSRYAQLIAKLGLRR; translated from the coding sequence ATGGCACTGACTGCCACTGAAAAAGCAGCCATCCTGAAAGAGCACGGCCAATCCGAAGGCGATACCGGTTCCCCGGAAGTCCAGGTAGCCCTGCTGACAGCCAATATCAACAAACTGCAGGGTCACTTCTCTGCGCACAAGCAGGATCACCACTCCCGCCGGGGGCTGATCCGCATGGTAAATCAGCGCCGCAAACTGCTGGATTACCTCAAGCGCAAGGATCTGAGCCGTTACGCACAGCTGATTGCCAAACTCGGCCTGCGTCGCTAA
- the rbfA gene encoding 30S ribosome-binding factor RbfA, with protein MAREFHRADRVADAMRRELAQLIQQEVRDPRLGMVNINDVAVSRDLTVAKVFVTFVGEDDPSQINTSMKVLNKAAGFLRRLLAHAIQMRAIPRLQFHYDETSVRGQELSTLIDKAVLADRKHRDDNSDAGED; from the coding sequence ATGGCAAGAGAATTTCACCGTGCAGATCGCGTTGCCGATGCCATGCGCCGCGAGCTGGCCCAGCTGATTCAGCAGGAAGTGCGCGACCCGCGCCTGGGTATGGTCAATATCAACGACGTTGCAGTCAGTCGCGACCTGACTGTTGCCAAGGTCTTTGTCACATTTGTGGGCGAGGATGATCCCAGCCAGATCAACACCTCGATGAAGGTGTTGAACAAGGCTGCAGGTTTCCTGCGCAGACTGCTGGCGCACGCGATCCAGATGCGGGCAATTCCGCGTCTGCAATTCCACTACGATGAAACCTCTGTGCGCGGACAGGAACTTTCCACATTAATTGATAAGGCGGTGCTGGCCGATCGCAAACACCGCGACGACAATAGCGACGCTGGTGAAGATTGA
- a CDS encoding 2-amino-4-hydroxy-6-hydroxymethyldihydropteridine diphosphokinase — MDTVYLGLGSNLAQPRKQLRNALVALADMPQSQLLRCSGFYRSAPLVQAGNRITSMRSQNCAQGSAPFTTRPTAGHRGDPRARAFPALGARTLDLDILLFGEQHIDSLRLQVPHPRMFERNFVLVPLAELSPNLRLPTGETLAQLLQYCPHNRLQKI; from the coding sequence GTGGACACTGTCTATCTCGGGCTCGGCAGCAACCTGGCGCAGCCCAGGAAACAACTGCGCAATGCCCTGGTGGCACTGGCTGATATGCCGCAAAGCCAACTGCTTCGCTGTTCCGGTTTCTATCGCAGCGCGCCCTTGGTCCAAGCGGGCAACCGGATTACATCAATGCGGTCGCAGAATTGCGCACAGGGCTCTGCCCCTTTCACTACTCGACCAACTGCAGGCCATCGAGGCGACCCACGGGCGCGAGCGTTCCCTGCGCTGGGGGCGCGCACCCTGGATCTGGATATACTGCTGTTCGGCGAACAACACATTGACAGCCTGCGCCTGCAGGTGCCGCACCCCCGTATGTTCGAACGCAACTTTGTTCTGGTGCCGTTGGCCGAATTGTCACCCAATCTGCGACTCCCCACAGGGGAAACACTGGCACAGCTGCTGCAGTACTGCCCACACAATCGCCTGCAGAAAATCTGA
- the truB gene encoding tRNA pseudouridine(55) synthase TruB, translated as MGRRPKWGRPVHGVLLLNKPAGITASHALQKAKRLFFANRAGHTGALDPMATGVLPVCFGEATKFSQYLLNADKRYRSTFCFGMSTTSGDADGDVLETRDASGLTERDVLKAMAGFRGLIRQVPSMFSALKHKGQPLYRLARQGIEVEREAREVKIFEFELLGFTPGKQPRAEVVVHCSKGTYIRSIAEDLGRALGVGAYVAALHRSAAGPYDEAGAVTLDALAEERGEGKAEVLDYHLLPVDSPASSLPKLTLPNDSGYYVRQGQPVMDLQVYRVGAEGDMVRLFLESGDFLGVGEITDDGCVAPRRLVTGT; from the coding sequence ATGGGCCGCAGACCGAAATGGGGCCGGCCGGTACACGGCGTGCTGTTATTGAACAAGCCTGCCGGCATCACCGCCAGTCATGCCCTGCAAAAAGCCAAACGACTCTTCTTTGCCAACCGCGCGGGGCACACCGGTGCGCTGGACCCAATGGCAACCGGTGTACTGCCGGTCTGTTTTGGCGAAGCCACCAAGTTTTCCCAGTACCTGCTCAATGCTGACAAACGCTATCGCAGCACCTTCTGCTTCGGCATGAGCACCACCAGCGGTGATGCCGATGGCGATGTGCTGGAAACCAGGGATGCCTCGGGCCTGACTGAGCGGGATGTGCTCAAGGCCATGGCGGGGTTCCGCGGTCTTATCCGGCAGGTGCCCTCCATGTTCTCTGCCCTCAAGCACAAGGGCCAGCCGCTGTACAGGCTGGCGCGCCAGGGGATTGAGGTGGAACGGGAGGCGCGTGAAGTGAAGATTTTTGAATTTGAGTTGCTGGGTTTTACGCCCGGCAAACAGCCCCGTGCCGAGGTGGTGGTGCACTGTTCCAAGGGGACCTATATTCGCAGTATCGCCGAGGATCTGGGCCGGGCCCTGGGCGTTGGCGCCTATGTGGCGGCACTGCACCGCAGCGCGGCCGGCCCCTATGACGAGGCTGGTGCAGTGACGCTCGATGCGCTTGCCGAAGAGCGCGGCGAAGGCAAAGCAGAAGTGCTGGACTATCATCTGCTACCGGTGGATTCCCCCGCCTCTTCCCTGCCGAAACTCACCCTGCCGAACGACTCCGGCTACTATGTGCGTCAGGGGCAGCCGGTAATGGATTTACAGGTCTATCGTGTCGGTGCAGAAGGTGATATGGTGCGCCTCTTCCTGGAAAGTGGCGATTTTCTGGGCGTAGGAGAGATTACCGACGACGGGTGCGTCGCCCCGCGGCGTCTGGTAACGGGCACTTGA
- the panB gene encoding 3-methyl-2-oxobutanoate hydroxymethyltransferase yields MYASFELERLVTAQTLRKKKEQGEKFTVVALYDAPMATMAQRTGVEAVLVGDSLGMTVLGYDSTVPVTMEQMIYHVEAVARGNKKSLIMGDMPFMTYATPEQAIANATRIMQAGAHMVKIEGGAWLTETVKMLTDRGIPVCAHLGLTPQSVHKLGGYRVQGRDAEHAKQILDDAIQLDQAGADLLVLECVPATLAKNITESVAMPTIGIGAGRNTDAQVLVINDILGLTEQPPKFSKNFLVEAEDIPGALRKYAEDVKLGLFPGDPHILK; encoded by the coding sequence ATGTATGCATCCTTTGAATTAGAACGGCTCGTCACAGCTCAGACCCTGCGCAAAAAGAAAGAACAGGGAGAGAAATTTACTGTCGTTGCACTCTATGACGCCCCCATGGCCACCATGGCCCAAAGGACCGGTGTTGAGGCGGTACTGGTGGGGGATTCCCTCGGCATGACCGTACTCGGCTATGACAGTACCGTACCGGTGACCATGGAGCAGATGATCTACCATGTGGAAGCGGTGGCACGGGGCAACAAGAAGTCCCTGATTATGGGTGACATGCCGTTTATGACCTACGCCACACCAGAGCAGGCCATCGCCAACGCCACCCGTATCATGCAGGCTGGTGCCCATATGGTAAAAATTGAGGGTGGCGCCTGGCTTACCGAAACCGTGAAGATGCTCACTGACCGCGGTATTCCGGTTTGTGCCCACCTGGGCCTAACCCCACAGTCTGTACACAAATTGGGGGGCTACCGGGTGCAGGGGCGCGACGCCGAACACGCCAAACAAATCCTGGATGATGCCATCCAACTGGACCAGGCCGGTGCCGACCTGCTGGTACTCGAGTGTGTTCCCGCAACCCTGGCCAAAAACATCACCGAATCGGTTGCCATGCCCACCATTGGTATCGGTGCCGGACGCAACACCGACGCCCAGGTGCTGGTTATCAACGATATTCTCGGCCTCACCGAGCAACCGCCAAAATTCTCCAAAAACTTTCTGGTGGAAGCTGAGGATATTCCCGGTGCACTGCGCAAATACGCAGAAGACGTCAAACTCGGCCTCTTTCCCGGCGACCCGCACATCCTCAAATAA